Proteins co-encoded in one Thamnophis elegans isolate rThaEle1 chromosome 1, rThaEle1.pri, whole genome shotgun sequence genomic window:
- the NR4A2 gene encoding nuclear receptor subfamily 4 group A member 2 isoform X2: MPCVQAQYGSSPQGASPATQSYSYHHSAAAGEYSSDFLTPEFVKFSMDLTNTEITATTSLPSFSTFMDNYGAAAAAAAGYDVKPPCLYQMPSQPPPPPPPAPSIKVEELPLHGHGYPPPPQPPAAGGPQAPDELAVYYKPCASPPTPAAGFAPGQSVWDEAGPLHGFHHHHHHHHQAYGGAAGGAAGGGGVHKAAPTAVPRLSLFSFKQSPPGMPVGSCQMRFDGPLHALPLNGEPSGHGPGAHHHHHHHHHHHDGQPFALPNPIRKQASAAAVGFPGLQIGHASQLLDAQVPSPPSRGSPSNEGLCAVCGDNAACQHYGVRTCEGCKGFFKRTVQKNAKYVCLANKNCPVDKRRRNRCQYCRFQKCLGVGMVKEVRTDSLKGRRGRLPSKPKSPQEPSPPSPPVSLISALVRAHVDSNPAMTSLDYSRFQANPDYQMSGDDTQHIQQFYDLLTGSMDIIRGWAEKIPGFTDLPKQDQDLLFESAFLELFVLRLAYRSNPVEGKLIFCNGVVLHRLQCVRGFGEWIDSIVEFSSSLQNMNIDISAFSCIAALAMVTERHGLKEPKRVEELQNKIVNCLKDHVTFNNGGLNRPNYLSKLLGKLPELRTLCTQGLQRIFYLKLEDLVPPPAIIDKLFLDTLPF; this comes from the exons ATGCCCTGCGTCCAGGCTCAGTACGGGTCCTCGCCGCAAGGAGCCAGCCCGGCCACGCAGAGCTACTCGTACCACCACTCGGCGGCTGCCGGGGAATACAGCTCGGACTTCTTAACGCCCGAGTTTGTCAAGTTTAGCATGGACCTGACCAACACTGAAATCACTGCCACCACTTCTCTCCCCAGCTTCAGTACCTTTATGGACAACTACggcgccgctgccgccgccgctgcgGGTTACGACGTCAAGCCGCCCTGCCTCTACCAAATGCCGTCGCAGCCCCCGCCACCCCCGCCACCGGCGCCCTCCATCAAGGTCGAGgagctgcccctgcatggccacGGCTACCCGCCGCCGCCGCAGCCCCCCGCTGCCGGCgggccccaggcgcctgatgagCTGGCCGTCTACTACAAGCCCTGCGCCTCGCCGCCCACCCCGGCCGCTGGTTTCGCGCCGGGTCAGAGCGTTTGGGACGAGGCCGGGCCGCTGCACGGcttccatcaccaccaccaccatcaccaccaagcTTACGGTGGGGCGGCAGGAGGAGCGGCTGGCGGCGGCGGCGTGCATAAGGCAGCCCCGACGGCGGTGCCACGTCTCTCGCTTTTCTCCTTCAAGCAATCGCCGCCCGGCATGCCGGTGGGCAGCTGCCAGATGCGCTTTGACGGGCCCCTGCATGCCCTACCGCTCAATGGGGAGCCCTCGGGCCACGGGCCTGgcgcccaccaccaccaccaccatcaccaccaccaccacgacGGGCAACCTTTCGCTCTGCCCAACCCTATCCGCAAGCAGGCCAGTGCCGCCGCCGTCGGGTTCCCCGGACTGCAGATCGGGCATGCCTCCCAGCTCCTGGATGCCCAGGTGCCTTCGCCGCCTTCGCGGGGCTCACCCTCCAACGAGGGGCTGTGCGCCGTCTGCGGAGACAACGCTGCCTGCCAGCACTACGGCGTGCGCACCTGCGAGGGCTGCAAAGGCTTCTTTAAG CGCACCGTCCAGAAAAACGCCAAATACGTTTGCTTAGCGAATAAGAACTGCCCCGTGGACAAACGCCGCCGGAATCGGTGCCAGTACTGTCGTTTTCAGAAGTGCCTTGGAGTCGGCATGGTCAAAGAAG TTCGCACAGACAGCTTAAAAGGCCGAAGGGGTCGTTTGCCCTCGAAACCGAAGAGCCCCCAGGAGCCTTCTCCCCCTTCGCCCCCGGTGAGTCTGATCAGTGCCCTGGTGAGAGCTCATGTCGACTCCAACCCGGCTATGACCAGCCTGGACTATTCCAGG TTCCAAGCAAACCCAGATTATCAGATGAGCGGTGATGACACGCAGCACATCCAGCAGTTTTATGATCTCTTAACTGGTTCCATGGATATTATCCGGGGCTGGGCAGAAAAGATCCCCGGCTTCACTGACCTTCCCAAACAAGACCAAGACCTGCTGTTTGAATCTGCCTTCCTGGAACTGTTCGTCCTGCGGCTAGCCTATAG GTCAAACCCCGTGGAAGGGAAGCTCATCTTTTGTAATGGTGTGGTCCTGCACCGGCTGCAATGTGTCCGTGGGTTCGGGGAATGGATCGATTCCATTGTGGAGTTCTCTTCCAGCCTGCAGAATATGAACATTGATATCTCTGCCTTCTCCTGCATAGCTGCTCTAGCCATGGTGACAG AAAGGCACGGCCTGAAGGAGCCCAAACGGGTAGAAGAACTACAGAACAAGATTGTCAATTGCCTCAAGGACCACGTGACTTTCAACAACGGCGGCCTGAACCGGCCAAATTACTTGTCGAAACTCCTGGGCAAGCTCCCGGAACTGCGCACTCTCTGCACGCAAGGCCTGCAGCGTATTTTCTACCTGAAACTGGAAGATTTGGTGCCGCCGCCAGCAATAATTGACAAACTTTTCTTGGAcactttacctttttaa
- the NR4A2 gene encoding nuclear receptor subfamily 4 group A member 2 isoform X1: MPCVQAQYGSSPQGASPATQSYSYHHSAAAGEYSSDFLTPEFVKFSMDLTNTEITATTSLPSFSTFMDNYGAAAAAAAGYDVKPPCLYQMPSQPPPPPPPAPSIKVEELPLHGHGYPPPPQPPAAGGPQAPDELAVYYKPCASPPTPAAGFAPGQSVWDEAGPLHGFHHHHHHHHQAYGGAAGGAAGGGGVHKAAPTAVPRLSLFSFKQSPPGMPVGSCQMRFDGPLHALPLNGEPSGHGPGAHHHHHHHHHHHDGQPFALPNPIRKQASAAAVGFPGLQIGHASQLLDAQVPSPPSRGSPSNEGLCAVCGDNAACQHYGVRTCEGCKGFFKRTVQKNAKYVCLANKNCPVDKRRRNRCQYCRFQKCLGVGMVKEVVRTDSLKGRRGRLPSKPKSPQEPSPPSPPVSLISALVRAHVDSNPAMTSLDYSRFQANPDYQMSGDDTQHIQQFYDLLTGSMDIIRGWAEKIPGFTDLPKQDQDLLFESAFLELFVLRLAYRSNPVEGKLIFCNGVVLHRLQCVRGFGEWIDSIVEFSSSLQNMNIDISAFSCIAALAMVTERHGLKEPKRVEELQNKIVNCLKDHVTFNNGGLNRPNYLSKLLGKLPELRTLCTQGLQRIFYLKLEDLVPPPAIIDKLFLDTLPF, translated from the exons ATGCCCTGCGTCCAGGCTCAGTACGGGTCCTCGCCGCAAGGAGCCAGCCCGGCCACGCAGAGCTACTCGTACCACCACTCGGCGGCTGCCGGGGAATACAGCTCGGACTTCTTAACGCCCGAGTTTGTCAAGTTTAGCATGGACCTGACCAACACTGAAATCACTGCCACCACTTCTCTCCCCAGCTTCAGTACCTTTATGGACAACTACggcgccgctgccgccgccgctgcgGGTTACGACGTCAAGCCGCCCTGCCTCTACCAAATGCCGTCGCAGCCCCCGCCACCCCCGCCACCGGCGCCCTCCATCAAGGTCGAGgagctgcccctgcatggccacGGCTACCCGCCGCCGCCGCAGCCCCCCGCTGCCGGCgggccccaggcgcctgatgagCTGGCCGTCTACTACAAGCCCTGCGCCTCGCCGCCCACCCCGGCCGCTGGTTTCGCGCCGGGTCAGAGCGTTTGGGACGAGGCCGGGCCGCTGCACGGcttccatcaccaccaccaccatcaccaccaagcTTACGGTGGGGCGGCAGGAGGAGCGGCTGGCGGCGGCGGCGTGCATAAGGCAGCCCCGACGGCGGTGCCACGTCTCTCGCTTTTCTCCTTCAAGCAATCGCCGCCCGGCATGCCGGTGGGCAGCTGCCAGATGCGCTTTGACGGGCCCCTGCATGCCCTACCGCTCAATGGGGAGCCCTCGGGCCACGGGCCTGgcgcccaccaccaccaccaccatcaccaccaccaccacgacGGGCAACCTTTCGCTCTGCCCAACCCTATCCGCAAGCAGGCCAGTGCCGCCGCCGTCGGGTTCCCCGGACTGCAGATCGGGCATGCCTCCCAGCTCCTGGATGCCCAGGTGCCTTCGCCGCCTTCGCGGGGCTCACCCTCCAACGAGGGGCTGTGCGCCGTCTGCGGAGACAACGCTGCCTGCCAGCACTACGGCGTGCGCACCTGCGAGGGCTGCAAAGGCTTCTTTAAG CGCACCGTCCAGAAAAACGCCAAATACGTTTGCTTAGCGAATAAGAACTGCCCCGTGGACAAACGCCGCCGGAATCGGTGCCAGTACTGTCGTTTTCAGAAGTGCCTTGGAGTCGGCATGGTCAAAGAAG TAGTTCGCACAGACAGCTTAAAAGGCCGAAGGGGTCGTTTGCCCTCGAAACCGAAGAGCCCCCAGGAGCCTTCTCCCCCTTCGCCCCCGGTGAGTCTGATCAGTGCCCTGGTGAGAGCTCATGTCGACTCCAACCCGGCTATGACCAGCCTGGACTATTCCAGG TTCCAAGCAAACCCAGATTATCAGATGAGCGGTGATGACACGCAGCACATCCAGCAGTTTTATGATCTCTTAACTGGTTCCATGGATATTATCCGGGGCTGGGCAGAAAAGATCCCCGGCTTCACTGACCTTCCCAAACAAGACCAAGACCTGCTGTTTGAATCTGCCTTCCTGGAACTGTTCGTCCTGCGGCTAGCCTATAG GTCAAACCCCGTGGAAGGGAAGCTCATCTTTTGTAATGGTGTGGTCCTGCACCGGCTGCAATGTGTCCGTGGGTTCGGGGAATGGATCGATTCCATTGTGGAGTTCTCTTCCAGCCTGCAGAATATGAACATTGATATCTCTGCCTTCTCCTGCATAGCTGCTCTAGCCATGGTGACAG AAAGGCACGGCCTGAAGGAGCCCAAACGGGTAGAAGAACTACAGAACAAGATTGTCAATTGCCTCAAGGACCACGTGACTTTCAACAACGGCGGCCTGAACCGGCCAAATTACTTGTCGAAACTCCTGGGCAAGCTCCCGGAACTGCGCACTCTCTGCACGCAAGGCCTGCAGCGTATTTTCTACCTGAAACTGGAAGATTTGGTGCCGCCGCCAGCAATAATTGACAAACTTTTCTTGGAcactttacctttttaa